The Sorangiineae bacterium MSr11367 genome window below encodes:
- a CDS encoding biopolymer transporter ExbD produces the protein MPVHNPGRRLMHAVPLRFVQKKVLGFGHRNINANLSLTSMIDFLVVTVVFLLMTFSASGETPVQKGVNLPKAENTLDMIDAPLVAVAGSQVLVDGAPAGNTRAIEESGPPPRMQRIDELYNMLKGKRETWKQARPGKEFPGVVVLQIDQEVPAVVVKSVFQTAAFAGYPNVSFMVNMIPKTDH, from the coding sequence ATGCCCGTACATAATCCTGGCCGGCGCTTGATGCATGCGGTGCCGTTGCGTTTCGTTCAGAAGAAGGTCCTCGGGTTCGGCCATCGCAACATCAATGCGAACCTGTCGCTGACGAGCATGATCGACTTCCTCGTCGTGACCGTCGTCTTCTTGCTCATGACGTTCAGCGCGTCGGGTGAGACACCGGTCCAGAAGGGTGTGAACCTGCCGAAGGCAGAGAACACGCTCGACATGATCGACGCGCCGCTCGTGGCCGTGGCGGGCAGCCAAGTGCTGGTCGACGGCGCCCCCGCAGGCAACACGCGCGCGATCGAGGAATCGGGCCCGCCGCCGCGCATGCAGCGCATCGACGAGCTTTACAACATGCTCAAGGGCAAGCGCGAGACGTGGAAGCAAGCGCGTCCCGGCAAGGAATTCCCGGGCGTGGTGGTCCTTCAGATCGACCAAGAAGTGCCGGCGGTGGTCGTGAAGAGCGTGTTCCAGACGGCCGCGTTCGCGGGCTATCCGAACGTGAGCTTCATGGTGAACATGATTCCGAAGACGGATCATTGA
- the lysA gene encoding diaminopimelate decarboxylase, with translation MAEAFGNSPRRDSNGRALLGGLALSDLVRSGSIRTPSYVYDLDAIAAGARELREAFGNESHLVAYAVKANTAGPVVRALAAQGCGADVVSGAELSVALACGVPPLSIVYNGVAKRDDEIDKALGAGILSIQIESVEEIVRVAARARALSLGRGARARISLRINPALDFEALETHANIATGHDAAKFGIAQDDLPRALEIIKASPEVELVGLGHHIGSQIPSVPAYRTAARTLFSLGVAVRAGGVSTLRFLDTGGGFGIDYGAGAVPKPGDYVRAALEERKAAEVDDTMLMVEPGRSMVAAHGVLVSRVVQTKVSTVRGTARRWLMIDAGMNDLIRPALYQARHRVVPLETNGASADFTATLWRVVGPVCESSDDFGVHALPDSPPEHVALLDAGAYGYVMSNQYNGRALPDEVFLRGGQIVTINRAKSQDDWVQERVAIQG, from the coding sequence GTGGCAGAGGCATTTGGCAATTCACCGCGCCGTGACTCCAACGGCCGGGCTCTACTGGGGGGCCTCGCGCTCTCGGATCTCGTGCGTTCGGGAAGCATCCGCACGCCGAGCTACGTCTACGATCTCGACGCGATCGCCGCCGGCGCGCGCGAGCTTCGTGAGGCATTCGGAAACGAATCGCATCTCGTCGCCTACGCCGTAAAGGCGAACACCGCGGGTCCCGTGGTGCGCGCACTCGCCGCGCAAGGCTGCGGCGCCGACGTCGTGAGCGGGGCCGAGCTTTCGGTGGCGCTCGCCTGCGGCGTTCCTCCGCTGTCCATCGTTTACAACGGTGTGGCCAAGCGCGATGACGAGATCGACAAGGCGCTCGGCGCCGGGATCCTGTCCATCCAGATCGAGAGCGTGGAGGAGATCGTGCGCGTCGCCGCGCGCGCCCGAGCCCTTTCGCTCGGACGGGGAGCGCGCGCGCGCATTTCGTTGCGCATCAACCCGGCGCTCGACTTCGAGGCGCTGGAGACGCACGCGAACATCGCGACGGGGCACGATGCGGCCAAGTTCGGGATCGCGCAGGACGATCTTCCGCGCGCGCTCGAGATCATCAAGGCGTCGCCGGAGGTCGAGCTCGTCGGTCTGGGGCACCACATCGGGTCGCAGATCCCGTCGGTGCCGGCATACCGCACGGCCGCACGCACGCTCTTCTCGCTGGGCGTCGCCGTTCGGGCGGGCGGGGTGAGCACGTTGCGCTTTCTCGATACGGGCGGCGGGTTCGGTATCGACTATGGCGCGGGCGCGGTTCCGAAGCCGGGCGACTACGTGCGCGCCGCGCTCGAGGAGCGCAAGGCCGCCGAGGTGGACGACACGATGCTCATGGTGGAGCCGGGTCGCTCGATGGTGGCTGCCCATGGCGTCCTCGTTTCGCGCGTGGTGCAGACCAAGGTGAGCACGGTGCGCGGCACCGCCCGCCGCTGGCTGATGATCGACGCGGGCATGAACGACTTGATCCGCCCGGCGCTCTACCAAGCGCGCCACCGCGTGGTTCCGCTGGAGACCAACGGCGCCTCGGCAGACTTCACCGCGACACTCTGGCGCGTGGTCGGTCCCGTGTGCGAGAGCTCGGACGACTTCGGCGTGCACGCATTGCCGGACAGCCCACCGGAGCACGTGGCGCTCCTCGACGCCGGCGCCTACGGCTACGTGATGTCCAACCAGTACAACGGCCGCGCACTGCCCGACGAGGTGTTCCTGCGCGGCGGACAAATCGTCACGATCAACCGCGCAAAGTCCCAGGACGACTGGGTCCAAGAGCGCGTCGCAATCCAAGGCTGA
- the pyk gene encoding pyruvate kinase, with product MTMRRAKLVCTLGPACDSLEGLGDLIDAGMDVARFNFSHGSHEEHGARIARLREVSQQKKKSVAILQDLCGPKVRTGKFPAPYDLPTGSEVVLYEGDESRDGMRIPIQYEGLAGDVRTDDRILFDDGRLGLTVLRIEGDQVYARVDQGGGMRNHVGVHLPSRTMRVSPLTEKDKEDLAFGLTQGIDYIALSFVRRAEDLHLVRNIATAWGQPTPIIAKIETPDAVDNLESVVAASDGVMVARGDLGVEFPPERVPVIQRQILSVARRVRRPVIVATEMLQSMTKSPRPTRAEASDVANAVYSGTDAVMLSGETANGQFPTLSASMMSRIALEAEGSPFFDTSSPTYASRATSVAEAIARGACNTAREIGAKYLVAFTESGSSAMNVSLARPHVPIIAFSTNARTRRRMALYWGVIPREMPAMHDMDQLVDWCTGDLMAGGLAAPGERVVIVFGAPIGVSGSTNTIRVHVIG from the coding sequence ATGACCATGCGTCGCGCGAAGCTCGTCTGCACACTTGGACCCGCTTGCGATTCTTTGGAGGGCCTCGGCGATTTGATCGATGCCGGGATGGATGTCGCTCGGTTCAACTTCTCCCACGGTTCGCACGAGGAGCACGGGGCGCGCATCGCCCGCCTCCGCGAGGTGAGCCAACAGAAGAAGAAGAGCGTTGCCATCCTTCAGGATCTCTGTGGCCCCAAAGTTCGAACCGGGAAATTCCCCGCACCCTACGACCTACCCACCGGCTCGGAGGTGGTCCTCTACGAGGGGGACGAATCCCGTGATGGGATGCGCATCCCCATTCAGTACGAGGGGCTCGCCGGTGACGTCCGCACGGACGACCGCATCCTCTTCGACGACGGCCGCCTCGGCCTCACCGTCCTGCGCATCGAGGGCGACCAAGTCTACGCCCGCGTCGACCAGGGTGGCGGCATGCGAAACCACGTCGGCGTGCACTTGCCCAGCCGCACCATGCGGGTGAGCCCGCTGACGGAGAAGGACAAGGAAGATCTCGCCTTCGGCCTCACGCAGGGCATCGACTACATCGCCCTGTCGTTCGTCCGTCGCGCGGAAGATCTGCACCTCGTGCGCAACATCGCCACGGCGTGGGGACAGCCCACGCCCATCATCGCGAAGATCGAGACCCCCGACGCCGTCGACAACTTGGAGAGCGTGGTGGCCGCCTCGGATGGCGTCATGGTCGCTCGTGGCGATCTGGGCGTCGAGTTCCCGCCGGAGCGGGTGCCGGTCATCCAGCGTCAGATCCTCAGCGTGGCTCGCCGCGTTCGCCGCCCCGTCATCGTGGCCACCGAGATGCTCCAATCGATGACCAAGTCGCCGCGTCCCACGCGCGCCGAAGCGAGCGACGTCGCGAACGCCGTCTACTCGGGCACCGACGCGGTCATGCTCTCGGGCGAAACCGCGAACGGCCAGTTCCCGACGTTGTCCGCGTCGATGATGAGCCGCATCGCGCTCGAGGCCGAAGGAAGCCCCTTCTTCGACACGAGCTCCCCGACGTACGCCTCCCGCGCAACCAGCGTGGCCGAGGCCATCGCGCGCGGCGCCTGCAACACGGCCCGCGAAATCGGCGCCAAGTACCTCGTCGCCTTCACCGAAAGCGGTTCGAGCGCGATGAACGTCAGCCTCGCGCGCCCGCACGTCCCCATCATCGCCTTCTCCACCAACGCGCGCACCCGCCGCCGCATGGCCCTCTACTGGGGCGTCATCCCGCGCGAAATGCCTGCGATGCACGACATGGATCAACTCGTCGACTGGTGTACCGGCGACCTCATGGCCGGCGGCCTCGCCGCCCCGGGCGAACGCGTCGTCATCGTCTTCGGCGCCCCCATCGGCGTCAGCGGCAGCACCAACACGATCCGCGTCCACGTCATCGGCTGA